The proteins below come from a single Benincasa hispida cultivar B227 chromosome 4, ASM972705v1, whole genome shotgun sequence genomic window:
- the LOC120076586 gene encoding 3-ketoacyl-CoA synthase 4-like, with translation MDRGGPTPVPTVVNSGSGTGALRIQHSRRLPDFLQSVNLKHVKLGYHYLISNLLTLCIVPLIAVTLIEVSQMNLDDVRQLWFHLQYNLVSVIICSTVMVFGLTVYTMTRPRPVYLVDYSCYRPADDLKAPFHRFMEHSRLTGDFDDSSLEFQRKILERSGLGEETYVPEAMHCIPPTPSMAAAREEAEQVMFGALDKLFANTNVKPKDIGILVVNCSLFNPTPSLSAMIVNKYKLRGNIRSFNLGGMGCSAGVIAVDLAKDLLQVHRNTLAIVVSTENITQNWYFGNKKSMLIPNCLFRVGGSAVLLSNKAADRRRAKYRLIHIVRTHRGADDKAFRCVYQEQDDVGKTGVSLSKDLMAIAGGALKTNITTLGPLVLPISEQLLFFATLLVKKFFNGNVKPYIPDFKLAFDHFCIHAGGRAVIDELEKNLQLLPIHVEASRMTLHRFGNTSSSSIWYELAYTEAKGRMHKGNRVWQIAFGSGFKCNSAVWEALRNVRSSQSSPWEDCIDNYPVKLVA, from the coding sequence ATGGACAGAGGCGGCCCAACCCCTGTTCCCACCGTCGTCAACAGTGGCTCCGGAACTGGTGCCCTTCGGATCCAACATTCCAGAAGATTGCCCGATTTTCTTCAGAGCGTCAATCTCAAGCACGTCAAATTAGGGTATCACTACTTGATTTCTAATCTATTAACCTTATGTATTGTTCCTTTAATTGCCGTTACCCTAATCGAGGTTTCCCAAATGAATCTCGATGATGTTCGTCAACTTTGGTTTCATCTCCAGTACAATTTGGTTAGCGTCATTATTTGCTCCACCGTCATGGTTTTCGGATTGACGGTTTATACTATGACTCGTCCTCGTCCCGTTTATCTTGTTGATTATTCCTGTTATCGCCCTGCCGATGACCTTAAGGCTCCATTTCATCGATTCATGGAGCATTCCAGGCTAACAGGGGACTTTGATGACTCCTCCCTCGAGTTCCAGCGCAAGATTTTGGAGCGCTCTGGACTTGGTGAGGAAACTTATGTTCCTGAAGCTATGCATTGTATTCCTCCTACCCCTTCCATGGCTGCTGCTAGAGAGGAGGCCGAACAGGTCATGTTTGGTGCCTTGGACAAATTGTTTGCTAATACCAATGTCAAACCCAAGGATATTGGTATTCTTGTTGTCAATTGCAGCTTGTTTAACCCAACCCCTTCACTTTCTGCTATGATTGTTAACAAGTATAAATTGAGGGGTAATATAAGGAGCTTCAATTTAGGTGGAATGGGTTGTAGTGCTGGGGTTATTGCAGTTGACCTTGCTAAGGATTTGCTTCAAGTTCATAGGAACACTTTAGCTATTGTTGTGAGTACTGAAAACATTACTCAGAATTGGTATTTTGGGAATAAGAAGTCTATGTTGATTCCTAATTGTCTGTTTCGAGTTGGTGGTTCTGCTGTTTTACTGTCCAACAAGGCTGCAGATAGAAGACGAGCCAAGTATAGGCTTATTCACATTGTGCGGACCCATCGTGGAGCTGACGATAAGGCTTTTCGATGTGTCTATCAGGAGCAGGATGACGTTGGTAAGACGGGTGTATCGCTGTCCAAAGATTTGATGGCAATTGCTGGAGGAGCTTTGAAAACAAACATAACTACATTGGGTCCGCTTGTACTCCCAATTAGTGAGCAACTTTTGTTCTTTGCAACTCTATTGGTGAAGAAATTCTTTAACGGAAATGTGAAGCCTTATATCCCTGATTTCAAACTTGCATTTGATCATTTCTGCATACATGCTGGAGGAAGGGCTGTGATTGATGAATTGGAAAAGAATTTGCAGCTCTTGCCTATTCATGTCGAGGCTTCTCGGATGACGCTTCACCGGTTTGGCAATACTTCATCAAGCTCCATTTGGTATGAATTGGCCTACACAGAAGCCAAAGGGAGGATGCATAAAGGCAACCGTGTGTGGCAGATTGCatttggaagtggtttcaaATGTAATAGTGCTGTGTGGGAAGCACTCAGGAATGTGAGGTCATCTCAATCAAGTCCATGGGAAGACTGCATTGACAATTATCCTGTTAAGTTAGTTGCTTAG
- the LOC120075547 gene encoding S-adenosyl-L-methionine-dependent tRNA 4-demethylwyosine synthase, producing MSFSSRSAKLTLLALLSASTLYCFYKSRRLRKLKLSLNPTLSSRRPKLFFISQTGTSKALAHRLLNVLNSNELVFDLVDPKDYEPEDLFKETLVLFVASTWEDGGPPPHAKFLANWLSESAEDFRVGSLLLSECKFAVFGVGSRAYGETFNAVARNFSKRMKALGAKEILAVGKGDVDGGDIDRCFDDWSRQLLKVLKVDAVGNGVDLYSGIGGDSDAESVEEDEEEDADLGEEDIVDLEDIAGKGPSRKSTNVVETNGKLNGKKVMVTPVIRASLEKQGYKIIGSHSGVKICRWTKSQLRGRGGCYKHSFYGIESHRCMEATPSLACANKCVFCWRHHTNPVGKSWQWEMDDPLDIVNSAIDLHTKMIKQMKGVPGVTQEKLDEGLSPRHCALSLVGEPIMYPEINTLVDELHRRRISTFLVTNAQFPDKIKLLKPVTQLYVSVDAATKESLKAIDRPLFGDFWERFIDSLKALNDKQQRTVYRLTLVKGWNTEDIDAYSNLFSIGRPDFVEIKGVTYCGSSNTSKLTMENVPWHSDVKSFSEALAAKSQGEYEVACEHVHSCCVLLAKTDKFRVDGQWFTWIDYEKFHDLVASGKPFDSKDYMAPTPSWAVYGSDEGGFDPNQSRYRKERHHRPKPTS from the exons ATGTCCTTTTCTTCGCGCTCCGCAAAGCTCACCCTTCTAGCTCTTCTCTCTGCTTCCACTCTGTATTGTTTCTACAAGTCCCGCCGTCTCAGAAAGCTTAAACTCTCCTTAAACCCTACTCTTTCTTCTCGCAGACCCAAACTGTTCTTTATTTCTCAAACTGGTACCTCCAAAGCCCTAGCTCATCGTCTGCTTAACGTTTTGAATTCCAATGAGTTGGTCTTTGATCTTGTCGATCCCAAGGATTATGAGCCTGAAGATCTTTTTAAGGAGACTTTAGTTTTGTTCGTTGCCTCCACTTGGGAAGACGGAGGACCTCCTCCTCATGCTAAGTTTCTCGCTAATTGGCTTTCTGAAAGCGCGGAGGATTTTAGAGTTGGTTCGTTGTTGCTTTCTGAGTGTAAATTTGCTGTGTTTGGTGTTGGTAGTCGAGCTTATGGAGAGACATTCAATGCGGTTGCAAGGAATTTTTCTAAGCGGATGAAGGCATTGGGTGCGAAGGAGATTTTAGCGGTTGGTAAAGGAGACGTTGATGGAGGTGATATAGATAGGTGTTTTGATGATTGGAGTCGGCAACTGCTGAAAGTTTTGAAGGTTGATGCGGTTGGAAATGGTGTGGATTTATATTCTGGGATTGGTGGGGACAGTGATGCTGAAAGTGTTgaggaggatgaagaagaagatgccgACCTTGGGGAGGAGGACATTGTTGATCTTGAGGATATTGCTGGGAAGGGTCCTTCGAGAAAGTCTACGAATGTAGTCGAAACTAATGGGAAATTGAATGGGAAAAAGGTTATGGTGACGCCGGTGATTAGAGCGAGCTTAGAAAAGCAG GGATATAAAATTATTGGCTCACATAGCGGAGTGAAAATTTGTAGATGGACGAAGTCTCAGCTTCGAGGACGAGGAGGTTGCTATAAACATTCATTTTATGGCATAGAAAGTCATCG ATGCATGGAGGCAACTCCCAGTTTGGCTTGTGCCAACAAATGTGTTTTCTGCTGGAGGCATCACACAAATCCAGTAGGAAAGAGTTGGCAGTGGGAGATGGATGATCCATTGGATATTGTGAATTCTGCAATCGATTTACACACAAAAATGATCAAGCAAATGAAAGGTGTTCCAG GTGTTACGCAGGAGAAATTGGACGAAGGCCTGTCTCCAAGACATTGTGCCTTATCTCTTGTTGGTGAACCTATTATGTACCCAGAGATTAATACACTTGTTGATGAATTGCATCGAAGACGGATTTCAACTTTCTTGGTAACAAATGCTCAGTTTccggataaaataaaattgctgAAGCCAGTCACCCAG TTGTATGTAAGTGTAGATGCTGCGACGAAGGAGAGCTTGAAGGCAATTGATAGACCACTTTTTGGAGACTTCTGGGAGAGATTCATT GATTCCTTGAAAGCTCTAAATGACAAGCAACAGCGAACAGTTTATCGATTGACGTTGGTAAAAGGGTGGAACACAGAAGATATTGATGCCTATTCAAATCTCTTTAGCATTGGTAGACCTGATTTTGTAGAAATCAAAGGCGTCACATATTGTGGATC ATCTAATACTTCAAAGCTGACAATGGAGAACGTTCCGTGGCATTCTGACGTCAAGTCTTTTTCTGAGGCTTTAGCTGCAAAAAGTCAAGGGGAGTATGAAGTTGCTTGTGAACATGTGCACTCATGTTGCGTTCTTTTGGCTAAAACTGACAAATTTAGGGTCGATGGCCAGTGGTTCACTTGGATAGATTATGAGAAATTCCATGACCTG gTGGCCTCTGGAAAACCTTTTGATAGCAAGGACTACATGGCTCCAACACCATCATGGGCTGTATATGGCTCCGATGAAGGtggatttgatcctaatcaatCTCGGTACCGGAAGGAGCGGCATCATAGACCAAAACCCACATCCTGA
- the LOC120075548 gene encoding uncharacterized protein LOC120075548 codes for MGKKKPQKTKEIAVAIAETSASKLADDGIGQSIQPRKRGRPRKVLDEPQNKQENKKLLPPLPEVAENPPEKKAKTTVDQPPPGSMEEGSKQGEPKTGDGSRSRGRRKNKPRKSS; via the coding sequence ATGGGTAAGAAGAAACCCCAGAAAACTAAGGAGATTGCAGTCGCCATAGCTGAAACCTCCGCCTCCAAATTAGCCGATGATGGTATCGGCCAATCGATACAGCCCAGAAAAAGGGGCCGACCTCGTAAGGTTCTCGATGAACCACAGAACAAACAGGAGAACAAGAAACTGCTGCCGCCGCTGCCGGAAGTTGCAGAGAATCCACCGGAGAAGAAAGCTAAAACCACCGTGGATCAACCGCCGCCGGGTTCCATGGAAGAAGGTTCAAAACAAGGAGAACCCAAAACAGGAGATGGTTCGAGAAGCAGGGGAAGGCGAAAGAACAAACCCAGAAAAAGTAGCTAA